A stretch of the Gavia stellata isolate bGavSte3 chromosome 11, bGavSte3.hap2, whole genome shotgun sequence genome encodes the following:
- the CEP19 gene encoding centrosomal protein of 19 kDa, with protein MAYVAKKCGICFQPPSVILIYKEDSKDQTRQRIMPVRNFSKFSDCGLAAEQLKNNPRHKAYLEGVSLRQLKKLYRLLKGHLGGESLAESLEKFQQESSIDPEEDMNKLDDKELAKRKSIMDELFEKNRKKKDDPDFIYDIEVEFPQDEQLESCGWDVDSGEEI; from the exons ATGGCTTACGTTGCAAAGAAGTGCGGTATCTGCTTTCAGCCTCCATCCGTTATCCTGATCTACAAAGAAGACAGCAAGGATCAGACTCGCCAGCGCATCATGCCTGTCAGAAATTTCTCCAAGTTCTCAG ACTGCGGCTTGGCTGCTGAGCAGCTGAAGAATAACCCTCGGCACAAGGCTTACCTAGAAGGAGTCTCACTGCGGCAGCTAAAGAAGCTGTACCGTTTGCTGAAAGGTCATCTGGGAGGAGAGAGCCTGGCTGAGAGCTTGGAAAAGTTTCAGCAGGAGTCGTCCATTGACCCAGAAGAGGATATGAACAAACTAGATGACAAGGAACTAGCCAAAAGGAAGAGCATCATGGATGAGCTCTTTGAAAAGAATAGGAAGAAGAAGGATGACCCAGACTTCATCTATGACATTGAGGTCGAGTTTCCACAGGATGAGCAGCTGGAGTCCTGTGGCTGGGACGTGGATTCAGGTGAAGAAATCTGA
- the PIGX gene encoding phosphatidylinositol-glycan biosynthesis class X protein translates to MAGGLRRRGEALLRAGLEALLCALHVQAACQDATVTQELLKEGFHRDLLVKVELGVAREDAGGCTVAARTRLPPGIYVDPYELASLRQHNLTKAVLIPDVIDVEAPEYSANDLLVLLYVEPDSRCSHCFKAALPVHGRYHRPAEESEEASVVLKSPEVLVCCCDNRLAAECWKPAEVETPCSGKTDGPCQWYSVTHKPAYEELILQVPVGLRQHSSLVCVVTLLATVLCSGLILTAVCKYGHFSPVTCLE, encoded by the exons ATGGCGGGCGGCCTGAGGCGGCGGGGTGAGGCGCTGCTCCGCGCCGGGCTGGAAGCGCTCCTCTGCGCCCTCC ATGTGCAGGCTGCTTGTCAGGATGCCACTGTCACGCAGGAGCTGCTGAAAGAGGGGTTTCACAG GGACCTGCTGGTGAAGGTAGAACTTGGTGTAGCGAGGGAGGATGCAGGAGGATGCACAGTGGCAGCTAGAACTCGTCTTCCACCCGGAATCTACGTGGATCCCTACGAGCTGGCGTCACTGCGGCAGCACAATTTAACAAAG GCGGTGTTAATTCCTGATGTCATCGATGTGGAGGCTCCTGAGTACTCAGCCAACGATCTTCTTGTTCTCCTGTACGTGGAACCCGACTCTCGGTGCTCTCACTGTTTTAAAGCTGCCTTACCTGTGCATGGGCGGTACCACCGGCCGGCAGAAGAGAGTGAGGAAGCGTCGGTTGTTCTAAAGAGCCCAGAAGTACTGGTCTGCTGCTGTGACA ATCGCCTGGCAGCAGAGTGTTGGAAGCCTGCTGAAGTGGAAACTCCCTGTTCAGGCAAAACCGACGGCCCCTGTCAGTGGTACAGCGTAACGCACAAACCT GCATATGAGGAATTGATTCTGCAGGTTCCAGTGGGGCTCAGGCAACATAGTTCCTTAGTGTGTGTCGTGACTCTTCTTGCCACGGTGCTCTGTTCCGGTCTGATTCTCACAGCTGTATGCAAATACGGACACTTCTCCCCGGTGACCTGCTTggaataa